In Brevibacillus marinus, the genomic window GTACGTATCGGATGAAGCGGGAAATGCGCAGGTGCTGCCTGTCGCCTATGAGCACCTCCGTTCCCTGCGCGAGCGAAGCGGGATCGTCGTCTTTCCCGGGTTTTTCGGCTATACGCCGGATGGGGTGCTGGTCACATTTTCGCGGGGCGGTTCGGATATTACCGGCTCCATCTTGGCTGCGGCGGTTAAAGCCGAGGTCTACGAAAACTTTACCGATGTCGACTCGGTCTACGTGGTCAACCCGAATCTGGTCGAGCATCCCAAAGAGATTCGCGAGATCACTTATCGCGAAATGCGCGAACTTTCCTATTCCGGCTTCAGCGTGTTTCACGATGAGGCCCTGATCCCCGCCTATCAGGCGGGAATCCCCGTCCATATCCGCAATACGAACAACCCGTCGGCCCCCGGAACGATGATTGTGGCGGAACGCAAATCGCATCCGCAGATCGTCTCGGGCATCGCCAGCGACCGTGGTTTCTGCAGCCTTTTCGTCAGCAAATTTTTGATGAACCGGGAGATCGGGTTTGGCCGGAAGCTGCTGCAAATCCTCGAAGAAGAAGGGCTGTCCTACGAACACACTCCGTCCGGTATCGACAACATCTCGGTCATTCTGCGCGAGGCGGCGCTGACGGAAGAGAAGGAGAAACGGATCGTCCAGCGGATCCGCGAAGAACTGGCTGTCGATCATGTCTCTGTGGAGCGCAATCTTGCCCTGGTGATGATCGTCGGCGAAGGGATGCGCAAGTCGGTTGGGACTTCGGCGCGGGCAACGCAAGCGCTGGCCAAGGCAAACGTCAACCTGGAAATGATCAACCAGGGATCGTCGGAAGTCAGCATGATGTTCGGGGTGAAGGAAGTGGACGTTGATCGGGCTGTGCTGGCCCTCTATCACGAGTTCTTTCAGCCCGAGCAGGTACCGTCGCTGCGCTGAGCCGGCAAAAAAGGTGAACGATGAAAAAAGTGAAGCAAGACAAGCGGCAAACGGCCTGTGTTCGCATATTCTGCGAGCATCGGCCGTTTGCTTTTTGACAGCTTCACAGCCTGCATATCACAGTTGTTTCCAGAGGTGGCGCGGGGTTTTTGCTTGTGTTACGATTACTGTGTAAAACGATGGGGATTCAAGTCTTTCATCGCCGGACAACGGCAGAGCGGGACCTACGGACAAAAGGAATGGAAGACAGTGACCTGGTTTACACGGCCAGCCCATATTTCGCAGGAGGGGAGAGAAGACAACATGAGTGATCAGCAAGGACAGGAGAACCCTCAACAACCGGAAGCGGCGTTGTTTCAAATGATTCTCGGGGGCTGGGTGGCCCAGGCGATTCATGTGGCTGCCAAGCTGGGAATCGCCGATTTGCTGAAAGAGGAGCCGCAGAGCTGTGAATATCTGGCGGCCCAGACCAACTGTCATGCCCCGACTTTGCAACGTCTCTTGCGGGCGCTAGCCAGTGTCGGGATTTTCACGGAAGTGGCCGAAGGGGTGTATGGGCAATCGCCCCTGAGCAGGCTGCTGGAGAGCGACAGGCCCGATTCGCTGCGCAACAGTGCGATCATGTTCGGGGAAGAATGGCATCGCCATGCCTGGAGCCATCTGCTGTACAGCGTACAAACCGGCGAGCCGGCCTTTACCCATCTGTACGGGATGAACCTGTTTGACTATCTGGCGCAAAACGAGCAGGCTACCCAGGTTTTCAGCGCCGCGATGACCAGCATCGCCGGACCGCTCAACCCGATCATCGCCGAGCGTTACGATTTTTCCGCTTATCGGCGCCTGGTGGATGTGGGGGGCGGCCACGGTTCGCTGCTCGCTGCCATCTTGCAGGCTCATCCCCAGCTGAGCGGGGTCGTTTTTGACCAGCCGCTGGTCGTGGAGGGAGCGAAGCGCTATCTCCAGTCACGGGGATTGGCGGACCGCAGCGAGGTCGTGGCAGGCAGTTTTTTTGACGCGATTCCGACCGGTGCCGATCTCTACCTGCTCAAGTTTATCATCCACGATTGGCCTGACGAAACAGCGCTGACGATTCTTGGCAACTGCCGCAAAGCGATGCGGCCGGGGAGTAAATTGCTGCTGGTGGAGCAGGTGCTGTTCCCGGGCAGGGAAGCGGTGCAGGCCAAATGGACAGATCTGGAAATGCTGGTGATGGTGGGCGGAAAGGAGCGGACGGAGCAGGAGTTTCGCGAACTGCTGACAGCAGCCGGCTTTGCCTGGGAGCGGCTTATCGCCGTGCAAGGCGATATCTCCATCATCGAAGCGACGGCCGTATCGGACGTATAGGCGGGAGCCGCAGCAAACCGGGCTGCCGGCAGACCGCCACTGCACGGGCGTGGATCCCGTCTCACGAACGAACTTTCGTGAGACGGGATGTTTTTTTTCGCCACGCCCTTGTGGAAGCACGGCAAGGCGACTATGATTAGCTATGTTGGAGAGAAAACGGGGTGTCAAGGAGTTTCGCGAGATGAGAGAATGGAGAAAGAGACTCAGCAAGCTGCTGTCATCTGTCGTCTGCCTGGCGGGGGTCCGCTTGGACATTGTGCTTCTGCTGCTCGCATTTGCCTGTAAAATGTGGTTGTTCTACCGATTGGTGGGCATGGGGGTCGCTGCTTCAACATTTGTCATATCCTTGCTGGCGATCGCCTGTCTATTGCTGTGCGGCAATCTGCTGCCCAGAGCCTGGCGTTTTCCGTATGTACTGCTTGCCGATGCCGGGTTAAGCCTGGTGCTGTTCATCGATACGCTCTACCACAGCTACTTCCACGATGTCACCTCGGTCAGTTTGCTGCGCCAGATCGGGCAGCTCGGGGAAATCCGCGAAAGTATCGTCAGTTTGACGAACGTGGCCTATGCCTTCTATTTTCTTGATCTCCCACTCTTGATCGTGGCCTATCGCTGGAAGCTGAAGCGGGTGATGCTGCGCTGCCGGGACAGGGCGGCCAAACCGGCGCGCCGCTTGGCCGCGCTGGTTCTGCCCGTGCTGCTGCTGGTGGGGACGGTCATCCACGTGGAGCGGACAGTGAGCGAGGTGCCCGGCTTTTTGCATGCCCGTTATTCCAACAAAGCCTTGCTGCAAGCGTTGGGGATTTATCACTACCATGCGTATGACGCGTATCAGTACACCACGCTGGCGCTCGGCACGAAGCAGGTAGCCTCCTCCGAGCTGGCGGACGTACGGCGCTGGTTTGCGGAACAGCAGAGCAAGCTGCAGCCGGGGCCGTTGTTTGGCAGGGCGAAGGGGCAAAACGTGATCGTCGTGCAGGTGGAATCCCTGCAAGGATTTGTCGTCGGTTTAACGGTTAACGGACAGGAAGTGACCCCGCATCTGAACCGGCTGATGCGGGAGGGGCTTGCTTTCCCCCATTACTACGACCAGACGCATCACGGACGCACGTCAGACGGGGAATTTACTTCGCTCGTCTCGCTGTATCCCTCCTCGATCGCCGGCAGCATCTATTTCAACTTTGCCGAAAACGAGTTTGACGCTCTGCCCAAGATACTGAAGCAGCACGGATATGCGACGCTGTCGGCGCACGCCTATACCGGCGCTTTCTGGAATCGGGCGGTGATGCACCGCAACCTCGGCTTTGAGCAGTCCTTGTTTAGCGAAGACCTCAAGCCCGGCAAGACCATCGGCTGGGGCTTGTCCGACGAAGATTTCTTTACGCAGATGAGTGAAAAGATGGAGCGTCTGCCAAGGCCGTTCTTCGCCTTTCTGATTACGCTCAGCAATCATCATCCTTACGAGCTGCCGCCCGCTTATCAAACGCTTGACCTGGGCGAGCTGGAAGGCACGTTTCTCGGCCATTACCTGCAGTCGGTCCACTACACCGACCAGGCGCTGGGGCGGTTGATCGAGCTGCTCAAAACAAATGGGTTGTACGACTCCTCCATCCTGGTGGTATACGGGGACCACGATGCCGGGATCCCGCAAGCGGAACTGCAAAAGCTGGGAATCGAGCCGAAATACGAGCGGGAATACGACAAGGTCCCGATGGTGCTCTACAGTTCCGCTTTGAGCGAGCTGAACGGGACCGTCCAGCAGCAGGTGTCCGGTCACCTCGATCTGGCCCCCACGTTGTTGTATCTGCTCGGGATCTCGCAGGAAGGACATTACTTTATGGGCCAGCGGCTGTTTGACTTCCCGGACGCGGAGCGGCTGGTCGTGTTTCGCGACGGTTCTTACGTGACGCAGGAGCACGCGTTTATCACGCAGACCGGCTTGTTCGAGGACGGCCGTTACTATGAGCGGATCAGCGGGAGACCGCTTGACCCGCAGGCTGCCAGGGAGCAGTTTTTGGCGGCACAGGAGCGGCTGCGGCTGTCCGACCTGATGCTGGAAGGCGATTTGTATCCTGTCCTGGGCGGGGTGAGCGAAGAGCGAAGGTAACAGCTTGCGCAGAACAGGCGAGCAGTGATTCCGAACGGAAGGGGAAGACAGGTGGAGCATTTTTTGCTGTATGTGGCCATGTCGATCGTGTTGATTTTGACCCCTGGTGCCGATACGGCCTTGGTGACCAGGAGTACCGTTGTCCACGGCAAAAGGGGGGCAGCCGCCACGGCATTGGGAACAACGACAGGCGTACTCGTGCACACGTTGTTTGCGGCACTTGGCCTGTCCGCGATTCTCGCCCAATCCGCCCTGCTCTACGAACTGGTCAAATACCTGGGCGCCGCCTATCTGATCTATCTCGGCTTTGTTTCGCTCAGGGCGGCCGCCCAGAAACGGACGCAAGCGGCCGGGGAGCAGCCTCCTAAGCAGTCCAAAGCCGGTTCCTCCTGCTTCCGCCAGGGGCTGTTGACGAATCTGCTGAATCCCAAAGTAGCGCTCTTTTTTCTGACCTTCCTGCCGCAGTTTGTCCAGCCCGCAGGCAGTACCCTGCTGCAGTTTACCCTCATGGGGGTGACCTACGCCGTTCTCACGCTCGGCTGGCTGCTGCTCTACATCTATCTGCTTGATTTGCTGCGCGGCTGGCTGCAGCGGCCGGCCGCGCAGCGCGTGTTGGAAGGGGCGAGCGGCACGGTGCTGCTTGCCTTCGGCTTGAGCCTGGCGTTGGAACGACGATGAGGGCGGTCATGGAAGGAAAAGGAACAATAGATGACAGCGATTGTCGTATTGTTCTGCTACAATAGGGAGAAAGAACATCGCGGAGGGGAGTGAACGCGACCGTGCGAGCCGACCGGCTGCTGTCCATCTTGCTGCTGCTGCAGGCGCACACCAGCATGACGACGCGCCAACTGGCGGAAGCCCTGGAGGTATCGCCGCGGACGATTCTGCGCGATATGGACGCGTTGAGCGCAGCGGGCGTGCCGGTATACGCCACCCGCGGCTCACGGGGAGGCTGGCAGTTGAGCGAAGGGTACCGCACCAATCTGACCGGCTTGAACAAAGAAGAGCTGCTTTCGCTGCTCCTCGCCGATTCGAGCCGGGTCCTCGCCGATTTGGGGATGAGCCGATCGTTTGCCGCCGCTTCCCGGAAATTGTTGGCGGCGCTGCCCGCTTCTTTTCGGCGGGATGCGGAATACGTGCGGCAGCGGCTCCACGTCGACGGTGCGGGGTGGCGCCAATCGCCGGAGTCGGTTCCCCACCTGCCGACGATACAGGAAGCGGTGTGGGAGGGGCGCATGCTGTGGATGCAGTATCAAAAAGGGGAGCAGCTGACGGAGCGGACGGTTTCCCCGCTCGGCTTGGTGGCCATGGGCAACACCTGGTATCTGGTCGCTGATGGTGATGGCGGATGCCGCTCTTACCGCGTCTCGCGCGTGCGGCAAGCCCGCATGCTGCCAGAGGCGGCCAGCCGCCCGGAATCGTTTGACCTGGCGCGGTACTGGGAGCAGGCGGTGGCTGCTTTTAAAGCCAACCTGCCCAGCTATCACGTTCTGCTGAAAACAGATCCGGGCACGCTGGAGCGAATCACCCGCGACCGCTACGCCAGGCTGAAGCGGGTGGAGACAGCCGGGGACGACGCGCTGCTCGCCACCGTTGATTTTGAAACGGCGGAGTGGGCCTTGGAGATGGCTCTCCGCTTTGGCCCGCAGATCGAGGTGCTGGAGCCAACAGAGCTTCGCCTGCAGCTTGTGGAGCAGGCTCGCGCCATTTTGCGCCGGTATGGCGCCGCGTTCCCGGCTCCATCCCCGGTTGCAACGCATTCCGCAGAATAAAAAAAGAACGGGAACAACCGTCCCGTCCGTTTAGCGGGCAAACGCCCGCAGCATCCATGCCTGCTGCTCCAGTTCTGCCTGCAGATCGGTGAGCAGGTCTTCCGTGACAGGATCGTTCTGCTGTTCGGCCGCCGCCGCGCCGGCTTTTGCTTCTTCGCTCAGCAGGGAAAAGTCCTGGATCAGCGCCTGCACCATTTCTTGCGCCGTCTCGCTGCCGGCGGCTTCCGCCACGCTGGCCAACTGAAGTGCCTCTTTCAGCGTAGCGACCGGCGTTCCGCCCAGAGCCAGCACGCGTTCCGCCAGTTCGTCGATGTGCCGGGCAGCCGTCCCGTAATACTCCTCAAATTTGGCGTGCAGCGTAAAGAAGTGCGGACCGCTTACGTTCCAGTGGAAGTTGTGCAGTTTCAGAT contains:
- a CDS encoding methyltransferase; this translates as MSDQQGQENPQQPEAALFQMILGGWVAQAIHVAAKLGIADLLKEEPQSCEYLAAQTNCHAPTLQRLLRALASVGIFTEVAEGVYGQSPLSRLLESDRPDSLRNSAIMFGEEWHRHAWSHLLYSVQTGEPAFTHLYGMNLFDYLAQNEQATQVFSAAMTSIAGPLNPIIAERYDFSAYRRLVDVGGGHGSLLAAILQAHPQLSGVVFDQPLVVEGAKRYLQSRGLADRSEVVAGSFFDAIPTGADLYLLKFIIHDWPDETALTILGNCRKAMRPGSKLLLVEQVLFPGREAVQAKWTDLEMLVMVGGKERTEQEFRELLTAAGFAWERLIAVQGDISIIEATAVSDV
- a CDS encoding LTA synthase family protein, coding for MREWRKRLSKLLSSVVCLAGVRLDIVLLLLAFACKMWLFYRLVGMGVAASTFVISLLAIACLLLCGNLLPRAWRFPYVLLADAGLSLVLFIDTLYHSYFHDVTSVSLLRQIGQLGEIRESIVSLTNVAYAFYFLDLPLLIVAYRWKLKRVMLRCRDRAAKPARRLAALVLPVLLLVGTVIHVERTVSEVPGFLHARYSNKALLQALGIYHYHAYDAYQYTTLALGTKQVASSELADVRRWFAEQQSKLQPGPLFGRAKGQNVIVVQVESLQGFVVGLTVNGQEVTPHLNRLMREGLAFPHYYDQTHHGRTSDGEFTSLVSLYPSSIAGSIYFNFAENEFDALPKILKQHGYATLSAHAYTGAFWNRAVMHRNLGFEQSLFSEDLKPGKTIGWGLSDEDFFTQMSEKMERLPRPFFAFLITLSNHHPYELPPAYQTLDLGELEGTFLGHYLQSVHYTDQALGRLIELLKTNGLYDSSILVVYGDHDAGIPQAELQKLGIEPKYEREYDKVPMVLYSSALSELNGTVQQQVSGHLDLAPTLLYLLGISQEGHYFMGQRLFDFPDAERLVVFRDGSYVTQEHAFITQTGLFEDGRYYERISGRPLDPQAAREQFLAAQERLRLSDLMLEGDLYPVLGGVSEERR
- a CDS encoding Dps family protein; the encoded protein is MNELVNVLNKQLANWIVMHLKLHNFHWNVSGPHFFTLHAKFEEYYGTAARHIDELAERVLALGGTPVATLKEALQLASVAEAAGSETAQEMVQALIQDFSLLSEEAKAGAAAAEQQNDPVTEDLLTDLQAELEQQAWMLRAFAR
- a CDS encoding YafY family protein, with the translated sequence MNATVRADRLLSILLLLQAHTSMTTRQLAEALEVSPRTILRDMDALSAAGVPVYATRGSRGGWQLSEGYRTNLTGLNKEELLSLLLADSSRVLADLGMSRSFAAASRKLLAALPASFRRDAEYVRQRLHVDGAGWRQSPESVPHLPTIQEAVWEGRMLWMQYQKGEQLTERTVSPLGLVAMGNTWYLVADGDGGCRSYRVSRVRQARMLPEAASRPESFDLARYWEQAVAAFKANLPSYHVLLKTDPGTLERITRDRYARLKRVETAGDDALLATVDFETAEWALEMALRFGPQIEVLEPTELRLQLVEQARAILRRYGAAFPAPSPVATHSAE
- a CDS encoding aspartate kinase — translated: MKVVKFGGTSLASAEQIRKVCNIIREDAERRLVVVSAPGKRHKQDTKVTDLLIRYAERYLAEGAAEAEKAAVCQRFWEIAEGLELSRKIMEPIMAQLEAVLAERKVDHPARFIDKVKAAGEDTCAKLVAQYLRSLGEQAEYVNPYEAGLYVSDEAGNAQVLPVAYEHLRSLRERSGIVVFPGFFGYTPDGVLVTFSRGGSDITGSILAAAVKAEVYENFTDVDSVYVVNPNLVEHPKEIREITYREMRELSYSGFSVFHDEALIPAYQAGIPVHIRNTNNPSAPGTMIVAERKSHPQIVSGIASDRGFCSLFVSKFLMNREIGFGRKLLQILEEEGLSYEHTPSGIDNISVILREAALTEEKEKRIVQRIREELAVDHVSVERNLALVMIVGEGMRKSVGTSARATQALAKANVNLEMINQGSSEVSMMFGVKEVDVDRAVLALYHEFFQPEQVPSLR
- a CDS encoding LysE family translocator, yielding MEHFLLYVAMSIVLILTPGADTALVTRSTVVHGKRGAAATALGTTTGVLVHTLFAALGLSAILAQSALLYELVKYLGAAYLIYLGFVSLRAAAQKRTQAAGEQPPKQSKAGSSCFRQGLLTNLLNPKVALFFLTFLPQFVQPAGSTLLQFTLMGVTYAVLTLGWLLLYIYLLDLLRGWLQRPAAQRVLEGASGTVLLAFGLSLALERR